The Streptomyces cyaneogriseus subsp. noncyanogenus region AATGCGGTCACGGCACCCCACCGCTGCGGAGGCAGACATGCCCGAGACCTTGACGCATTCGTCGGAGGGCCAGGCGGAATGGCCCATGCCCAGGGCCGCCACATGCCCTTTCGACCCGCCCCCCGCCTTGAAGTCCCTCCAGTCCGAGGCCCCCGTCTCCCGGGTGCGCATCTGGGACGGGAGCACACCCTGGCTGATCACCCGCTACGAGCACACGCGCGCCCTGCTCGGGGACCCGCGGATCAGCTCCGACGCCACACGCCCCGGCTTCCCGCGCACCGCCGGCTCCGCCCAGTCCGACACCAGAGCCCCCCTGTCCTTCATCAACATGGACGACCCGGAACACGCCCGGCTGCGCCGCATGGTGACGGCACCCTTCGCCATCAAGAGGATCGAGGCGCTGCGGCCCGCCGTCCAGCGCATCGTGGACGACTCGATCGACACCATGCTCGCGGGGCCGAAGCCGGTCGACCTGGTCGAGGCATTGGCACTGCCGATCCCCAGCCTCGTCATCTGCGAGCTCCTCGGAGTCCCCTACGAGGACCACGACCTGTTCCAGCACAACACCAAGGTGCTGGTGAAGCTCAGCACGGCGCGTGAAGAGTCCGCTGCCGCGCTCACCGCGCTCACCGACTACCTGGAGCGGCTGCTGACCTCGAAGCTGGAGCGTCCCGGGAACGATCTGCTGTCCGACATCGCGACCCGGCGGGTGGCCACCGGAGAGCTGACCCAGCGTGAGGCGGCCCGTATGGGGGTTCTGCTGCTGATCGCCGGCCACGAGACCACCGCGAACATGATCGCGCTCGGCACCTGCGCACTGCTGCAGAACCCGGACCAGCTCGCCCTCCTCCGCGACGCCCCGGACGCGAAGACGACGGCGTCCGCCGTCGAGGAGCTGCTGCGCTACCTGAACATCACCCACAACGGACGGCGCCGTGTCGCCCTGGAGGACATCGAGATCGGCGGTGAGACCATCCGGGCGGGCGATGGCCTGATCATCGCCGGTGACATCGCCAACCGTGACCCCGACGTCTTCCCCGACCCCGACCGGCTGGACATCACCCGCAACGCACGCCGGCACGTCGCCTTCGGCTTCGGCGTGCACCAGTGCCTGGGCCAGCCCCTGGCCCGCCTCGAGCTCCAGGTCGTCTACAGCACCCTGTACCGGCGCATCCCCGCCCTCGCCCTGGCCATCGAGCCCGACCAGGTGCGGTACAAGCACGACGGCGCCGTCTACGGCGTCTACGAACTCCCCGTCACCTGGTGACACCCTTCCCCCACACACGGAAGCGAGCTCCTCATGCACGTTGAGGTCGACCAGCCCAAGTGCGTCGCGTCCGGCCAGTGCGTCATGCTGGCGCCCGGCGTCTTCGACCAGGACGACGACGGCATCGTCGAACTGCTCGACGCCGACCCGGCGCCCGAACACCACGACGACGTGCGGGAGTCGGCGGCCGTCTGCCCGGCGGCCGCGATCCGCCTGACGGAGAAGTGACCGACGCCCCGCCGCGCCGCGTGGTGGTCGTGGGCGCGCCACCTCCACGGCCACGACGAGGCCCGCACGGTCGGGGGCGACCCGGCGCGGGGACGCTTCCTGGTGGCCTACCGCGCGGGCCGGACGCTCGTGGGCGCACCGTCCGTGGGCATGCCCCCGAAAGCACTACGGACGTGGCGGGACGCCATCGCCGCCCGCACCGACTGGCAGACGCTCACGGAAGACGCCCTGCCGGCCTGATCCGCACGGTTCGGTTTCCCCGTGCCCGCTGGCGCACCAAGACCCCATCCCGGCAGGGTCTCCCGATGCGCCTCGACCGTGCCCCGCACCATTGCCTCGGTCCCGGTCCCGGTCCCGGTCCCGGCGGGACGAGCGGTGCGACCTCCGTCGCACCGCTCGTCGCCGTAGCGGACGACTCGGGCCCGACGCCTTTCCCCTCGGCCCGGGAGCAGGCGCTTGCGAGCCCGGGTCAGCGGGTCAGGGTGGCGAGGGTGGCCGCCAGGTCTGTGGCCTTGGCCTGGTTGTGGGGGAGCTTGGCGAGGATCTTGGCCATGCCGCAGGTGTTGGTGAGGGCGGAGAAGATCAGGCCCCCGGCGACGCCCGCGGAGAGCCAGCGGGCCGCACTCCGGCGTTCTCCGGCGATCAGGCCGGTCAGGACCAGCGTTCCGGCGGCGAGGCGGACCTGGCGTTCCATGGCCCAGGGTGCGCGGGCGCCGACGGAGCGCTGGATGCCGTGGCCGAGTCGTGTCCACGCCGTGGTGCCGCCGGTGAGGGTGGCTGCGGCGATTCCCTGGTCGGCCAGGCGCCGGCAGGCGGTCGCGGAGCGGTTGCCGGAGGCACACACGATGAGGAGGTCACCGCGGGCCGCGGCGGTCTTCAGGGCGGGCAGGGCGGCATCGAGGTCGTCGAGGGGGATGTTGTGGGCGCCGGGCAGGTGACCGGACGCGTATTCGCCGGGGGTACGCACGTCGATGACGGTCAGCTCGTGCAGGCGGGCGTTGGCCTGGTCGGCGGTGAGGGAGGTGGTCGGCACGAGATGTTTTCCTTTGCCTGGTCGGGTCACCCCTTCGTAGGATACCCATGGGGGTATCTCGAAGGAGTGTGGGGTTCGTGGAACTGACGATGGCGGCCGAGGAACTGAAGACGGTGGTCAACCGGCTGCGCCGGGCGCAGGGTCAGATCGCCGGCGTGATCAAGATGATCGAGGAGGGTCGGGACTGCGAGGACGTCGTCACGCAGCTCGCCGCGGCGTCCCGGGCTCTGGACAAGGCCGGTTTCGCGATCATCGCCACCGGTCTGCAACACTGCCTGACCGACGCGGACATGGCCGCCTCCGGTGACCGGGAGCAGATGCGTACGCGGCTGGAGAAGCTGTTCCTGTCCCTGGCCTGAGCCGTGGGGCCGCGCGGCGAGCGATCATCCGTCCGACCTGTCAGGTGAAGGCGTCGACGAGCATGAAGGCTGCCACGGCGAGGAGCAGGACCGCGAAGGTGCGCTGCAGCAGGGTGCCGGTGACCTTGGCGGCCAGGCGCTTGCCGTCCCAGGCCCCCAGGATCGCCGCCCCTGTGAAGGGACCGATCACCGCCCAGTCGATGCCGGCGGTGGTGGCGCCGCGGGTGGCAAGGGAGGCCAGCGAGTTCGCCG contains the following coding sequences:
- a CDS encoding cytochrome P450; translated protein: MPETLTHSSEGQAEWPMPRAATCPFDPPPALKSLQSEAPVSRVRIWDGSTPWLITRYEHTRALLGDPRISSDATRPGFPRTAGSAQSDTRAPLSFINMDDPEHARLRRMVTAPFAIKRIEALRPAVQRIVDDSIDTMLAGPKPVDLVEALALPIPSLVICELLGVPYEDHDLFQHNTKVLVKLSTAREESAAALTALTDYLERLLTSKLERPGNDLLSDIATRRVATGELTQREAARMGVLLLIAGHETTANMIALGTCALLQNPDQLALLRDAPDAKTTASAVEELLRYLNITHNGRRRVALEDIEIGGETIRAGDGLIIAGDIANRDPDVFPDPDRLDITRNARRHVAFGFGVHQCLGQPLARLELQVVYSTLYRRIPALALAIEPDQVRYKHDGAVYGVYELPVTW
- a CDS encoding ferredoxin, producing MHVEVDQPKCVASGQCVMLAPGVFDQDDDGIVELLDADPAPEHHDDVRESAAVCPAAAIRLTEK
- a CDS encoding rhodanese-like domain-containing protein, with amino-acid sequence MPTTSLTADQANARLHELTVIDVRTPGEYASGHLPGAHNIPLDDLDAALPALKTAAARGDLLIVCASGNRSATACRRLADQGIAAATLTGGTTAWTRLGHGIQRSVGARAPWAMERQVRLAAGTLVLTGLIAGERRSAARWLSAGVAGGLIFSALTNTCGMAKILAKLPHNQAKATDLAATLATLTR
- a CDS encoding metal-sensitive transcriptional regulator, whose translation is MELTMAAEELKTVVNRLRRAQGQIAGVIKMIEEGRDCEDVVTQLAAASRALDKAGFAIIATGLQHCLTDADMAASGDREQMRTRLEKLFLSLA